In a genomic window of Glaciimonas sp. PCH181:
- a CDS encoding pseudouridine synthase translates to MTEPLRLSKRMSELGLCSRREADEWIARGWVRVDGVIISELGSKVLPHQHVTVERQASAEQARRVTILINKPMGYVSGQAEDGYKPAVVLVNAASRWKEDKSVQEFHGSQLRNLVPAGRLDIDSVGLLVLTQDGRVAKQLIGEDSAIDKEYLVRVEYHHGLKLPAEDLRRLNFGLSLDGKPLKRAIVKWQNEDQLSFTLREGKKRQIRRMCEAVGLKVTGLKRIRIGKITLGDLPTGEWRYLNLDENF, encoded by the coding sequence ATGACTGAACCACTACGCCTTTCCAAACGCATGTCCGAACTCGGTCTTTGTTCACGCCGCGAGGCCGATGAATGGATCGCCCGTGGCTGGGTTCGCGTCGATGGCGTCATCATTTCCGAACTGGGCAGTAAAGTTCTGCCGCACCAACATGTGACAGTCGAACGCCAGGCCAGCGCCGAACAAGCCAGGCGCGTGACTATTCTGATTAACAAACCAATGGGTTACGTCAGCGGGCAGGCGGAAGATGGTTACAAACCGGCTGTAGTTCTTGTGAATGCGGCGAGTCGCTGGAAAGAAGACAAATCCGTGCAGGAATTTCACGGCAGCCAGTTGCGTAACCTTGTCCCTGCTGGGCGCCTTGATATTGACTCTGTTGGATTGTTGGTGCTGACGCAGGATGGGCGTGTCGCTAAGCAGTTGATTGGTGAAGATTCTGCTATCGATAAAGAGTATTTGGTGCGAGTGGAATATCACCACGGTTTGAAATTACCGGCGGAGGATTTACGTCGGTTGAATTTTGGGTTGTCGCTGGATGGTAAGCCGTTGAAGCGGGCCATTGTTAAATGGCAAAACGAGGATCAGCTCAGTTTTACCTTGAGAGAAGGTAAGAAACGGCAGATTCGCCGGATGTGTGAGGCAGTGGGGTTGAAAGTTACCGGTCTGAAACGTATCAGGATTGGGAAGATTACGCTGGGGGATTTACCTACTGGCGAGTGGCGATATTTGAATTTAGATGAAAACTTTTAA
- a CDS encoding DUF1854 domain-containing protein, which produces MTDFDFRLSRNAFGRLVFTSASGEVHEGALPVRAFPISAADEGLSLVAANGQELAWIDRLSELPDDTRAIVEEELARREFMPEISRILHVSSYTTPSNWTVATNRGEATFTLKGEEDIRRLAGASLLIADNHGVHFVIRDLHALDKVSRKILDRFL; this is translated from the coding sequence ATGACAGATTTTGATTTTCGCTTGAGCCGTAATGCCTTTGGGCGATTGGTGTTTACTTCTGCTAGTGGAGAAGTGCATGAGGGCGCTCTGCCGGTGCGGGCGTTTCCTATTAGCGCTGCGGATGAGGGGTTGTCGCTGGTGGCTGCTAATGGGCAGGAGTTGGCTTGGATTGATCGCTTAAGTGAGCTGCCCGATGATACGCGGGCGATTGTTGAAGAGGAGCTGGCTCGACGTGAGTTTATGCCGGAGATTAGCCGTATTCTTCATGTGTCTAGTTACACGACGCCCAGCAACTGGACGGTTGCTACGAATCGTGGGGAGGCTACTTTTACGTTAAAAGGCGAGGAGGATATTCGTCGGTTGGCGGGGGCGTCGTTGTTGATTGCGGATAATCATGGGGTGCATTTTGTGATTCGGGATTTGCACGCGCTGGATAAGGTTAGTCGTAAAATTTTGGATCGGTTTTTGTAA
- a CDS encoding ABC transporter ATP-binding protein, with amino-acid sequence MTRELFSLTSQSNNTIQSLPGNWRADVQSQLASEEKVAAWLEVDIDAALHFTRGLVVVTDRRILAKMRGESEWYQCDYYDGLSLRHHDHAGIGSLELVDPRQRLASWRYTLGLNVIALRLINHFDRQLQARLSGRSVERLDEGVCPQCQAPLPPGEDDCAICPEKKEEASSRWALFRLVRFAKPYKWSLIAGFLLTLASTAATLVPPYLTLPLMDNILIPYQNGKPIDVGLVKLYMAGLLGSALVAWTLGWARTYILAIVSERIGADLRTSTYEHLLRLSQEYFGGKRTGDLMARIGSESDRICVFLSLHLLDFAIDVLMMLMTAAILISINPWLALVTLLPLPFIAWMIHLVRDRLRHGFEKIDRIWSEVTNVLADTIPGIRVVKAFAQEKREATRFKEANRHNLLVNDRVNKIWSLFTPTVTFLTEIGLLVVWAFGIWQVSQNQITVGVLVAFLAYIGRFYTRLDSMSRIVSVTQKAAAGAKRIFEILDHVSSVPEPANPVHLENVQGAIELRDIGFRYGNRSVMRGVNLSIKPGEMIGLVGHSGSGKSTLVNLICRFYDVSEGAIKIDGVDIRSLPIAEYRRNIGLVLQEPFLFFGTIADNIAYGKPEATRQDIVAAARAAHAHEFILRLPQGYDSLVGERGQALSGGERQRISIARALLIDPRILIMDEATSSVDTSTEKEIQKALDNLVQGRTTIAIAHRLSTLRKADRLVVMDRGEIVEVGNHDELMASEGAYYRLYQAQLRNVDEEPELQNWNGITSKDVESIA; translated from the coding sequence ATGACAAGAGAATTATTCAGTCTTACTTCCCAATCTAATAACACGATCCAATCTTTGCCGGGCAATTGGCGTGCGGACGTACAGTCGCAATTAGCCTCTGAAGAGAAAGTTGCCGCCTGGCTAGAGGTGGATATTGATGCTGCGCTACATTTTACGCGTGGTTTGGTAGTTGTGACTGATCGACGTATTCTGGCGAAAATGCGCGGTGAATCTGAGTGGTATCAGTGCGATTACTACGACGGGCTTTCATTACGCCATCACGATCACGCCGGTATCGGTAGTCTTGAATTAGTTGATCCCCGGCAACGTCTGGCGAGTTGGCGCTATACCCTGGGCCTAAATGTCATCGCATTGCGCCTGATCAATCACTTCGACCGGCAATTACAGGCGCGTTTATCGGGCCGATCAGTCGAGCGGCTGGACGAGGGAGTCTGCCCACAATGTCAGGCACCTTTGCCGCCGGGCGAAGACGACTGCGCCATCTGCCCTGAAAAAAAGGAAGAGGCGTCTTCGCGTTGGGCATTATTCCGCCTGGTGCGCTTTGCCAAACCGTATAAATGGTCATTGATCGCGGGTTTTTTGCTGACTCTGGCATCCACCGCCGCGACATTAGTGCCGCCTTACTTAACCCTGCCTTTGATGGACAACATCCTGATTCCTTATCAAAACGGGAAGCCGATCGATGTTGGCCTGGTGAAGCTCTACATGGCCGGACTGCTCGGATCGGCGCTGGTGGCATGGACACTCGGCTGGGCACGGACTTATATTCTGGCGATTGTCAGTGAGCGCATCGGTGCGGATTTGCGGACCTCGACTTACGAACATCTATTGCGACTCTCACAAGAATACTTTGGTGGAAAGCGCACCGGCGATTTGATGGCGCGGATTGGTTCGGAGTCGGATCGCATTTGCGTGTTCCTGTCATTGCATTTGCTCGATTTTGCGATCGATGTATTGATGATGCTGATGACTGCAGCGATTTTGATCTCGATTAATCCATGGCTGGCGCTGGTAACGTTGCTGCCATTGCCATTTATTGCGTGGATGATTCATCTGGTGCGCGATCGCTTGCGTCACGGCTTTGAAAAAATTGATCGCATCTGGTCGGAGGTGACTAACGTGCTGGCCGATACGATTCCGGGGATTCGCGTAGTCAAAGCGTTCGCGCAGGAAAAGCGCGAGGCGACGCGTTTTAAAGAAGCCAATCGTCATAATTTGCTGGTCAACGATAGAGTAAATAAAATCTGGTCGTTGTTCACGCCGACGGTTACTTTTTTGACTGAAATAGGCTTGCTGGTGGTCTGGGCTTTCGGTATTTGGCAAGTTTCACAAAATCAGATTACCGTTGGGGTATTGGTTGCTTTCCTGGCGTATATTGGCCGCTTTTATACCCGCCTTGATTCCATGAGCCGGATTGTTTCAGTAACGCAAAAAGCGGCTGCTGGCGCAAAGCGCATCTTTGAAATTCTTGATCATGTATCGAGCGTGCCAGAACCTGCCAATCCGGTGCATCTGGAGAATGTTCAAGGCGCTATCGAATTACGCGACATCGGTTTTCGCTACGGTAACCGGTCTGTGATGCGCGGCGTGAATCTGTCGATTAAGCCGGGCGAAATGATTGGTTTGGTCGGGCATAGTGGGTCTGGGAAAAGTACGCTGGTTAACTTGATTTGCCGGTTTTACGACGTGTCGGAAGGTGCAATTAAGATAGATGGCGTTGATATTCGCTCGCTACCGATTGCTGAATACCGTCGCAATATTGGGTTGGTTTTGCAAGAGCCGTTCTTGTTTTTCGGCACTATTGCAGACAATATTGCGTATGGCAAACCTGAGGCGACGCGTCAAGATATCGTCGCTGCGGCCCGTGCAGCGCATGCGCATGAGTTTATTTTGCGTTTGCCGCAAGGTTATGATTCTTTGGTCGGCGAGCGTGGTCAAGCGTTGTCCGGCGGTGAGCGTCAGCGTATTTCGATTGCGCGTGCATTGCTGATTGATCCGCGTATCTTGATCATGGATGAGGCGACTTCTTCAGTCGACACTAGCACTGAAAAAGAGATTCAGAAAGCGCTCGATAATCTGGTCCAAGGTCGGACTACGATAGCTATCGCCCATCGTTTATCGACGTTGCGTAAAGCGGATCGATTAGTGGTAATGGATCGGGGGGAGATTGTTGAAGTCGGTAATCATGATGAATTGATGGCTAGCGAGGGGGCTTATTACCGCTTGTATCAGGCGCAATTACGGAATGTTGATGAAGAGCCGGAATTGCAAAACTGGAACGGTATCACTAGCAAAGATGTTGAGAGCATCGCATAA
- the cphA gene encoding cyanophycin synthetase, protein MKNIEFLRITSLRGPNIWTYRSALEAWIDIGELEDCPSNVIPGFNERLTTWLPSLIEHRCSYGERGGFVQRLKDGTWPGHILEHVTLELQNLAGLPGGFGKARETSKRGVYKVVVRARHEQITRAALYAARDLVMAAIENKPFDVASHVVTLREMVDSLCLGPSTACIVDAADQRRIPSLRLSAGNLVQLGYGARQRRIWTAETDQTSAIAESISSDKDLTKSLLQSCGVPTPEGRIVESAEDAWEAAEDIGLPVVVKPTDANHGRGVFIDLNTRAEIETAYACALEEGSGVIVERFIRGNEHRLLIVGGKLAAAARGEPLSVIGNGTSTILELIDSQLNSDPRRGELEEHPLSPIILEQEPTIQMELERQGYSSTSIPTAEKSVLIQRTGNVCIDVTAKVHPSVAAAAALAARIVGLDIAGVDLVAEDISRPLDQQRGAIVEVNAGPGLLMHLKPAEGEAQPVGLAIVNHLFAGEENGRIPIVGVTGTDGKTVVSHLIARLLNLSGKHTGLACSDGLYFNNQQVEKNNCADWTGAHRVLLNRAVEAAVFENGAKTILSEGLAYDRCQVGVVTNIALTDKLPDYYVDDAEQIAKVLRTQVDIVLPTGVAVLNAADPLVSAFAELCDGEVIFFCAEQSLPVITQHLMQNKRAVFVRHGQIILATGKREIELAQIATIPLTADGQPSSRTENVLAAVAATWALGISVDLIRAGIETFNLELVRPPLNTRKTKLA, encoded by the coding sequence ATGAAAAACATAGAATTTCTCCGAATTACATCTTTGCGCGGCCCAAATATTTGGACGTATCGATCCGCTCTTGAGGCTTGGATCGATATCGGAGAACTGGAAGACTGCCCTTCTAACGTTATTCCCGGTTTTAATGAACGCCTGACAACCTGGTTGCCGTCATTAATTGAACATCGTTGCAGCTATGGCGAGCGCGGTGGTTTTGTGCAACGTCTGAAAGACGGCACTTGGCCCGGTCATATTTTAGAACATGTCACGCTGGAATTACAAAATCTGGCCGGTCTGCCCGGTGGCTTCGGCAAAGCACGTGAAACCTCCAAACGCGGTGTATATAAAGTCGTTGTGCGAGCCCGCCACGAGCAAATCACGCGCGCCGCTTTGTACGCCGCCCGCGATCTGGTCATGGCCGCGATTGAAAACAAGCCATTTGATGTCGCGAGCCATGTTGTCACCTTGCGAGAAATGGTCGACTCGCTCTGCCTGGGTCCGAGCACAGCCTGTATCGTCGATGCTGCCGACCAACGCCGCATTCCCTCCTTGCGGCTATCGGCAGGTAATCTTGTCCAACTAGGCTACGGTGCCCGTCAACGGCGCATCTGGACTGCCGAGACAGACCAAACCAGCGCCATTGCAGAAAGTATTTCAAGCGATAAAGATCTGACCAAAAGCCTGTTGCAGTCTTGCGGCGTGCCGACTCCGGAAGGACGTATCGTCGAGAGCGCAGAAGATGCATGGGAAGCGGCAGAAGATATCGGACTGCCCGTAGTCGTCAAACCAACTGATGCTAATCATGGCCGTGGCGTCTTCATCGATTTAAATACCCGCGCCGAAATCGAGACTGCCTACGCTTGTGCATTAGAAGAAGGCAGCGGTGTCATCGTCGAACGCTTCATTCGCGGTAACGAACATCGTTTGCTGATTGTGGGCGGCAAGTTAGCTGCTGCTGCCAGAGGTGAACCACTATCGGTCATCGGCAATGGCACCTCGACCATTTTGGAGTTGATCGACAGCCAATTAAACTCCGATCCACGCCGCGGTGAGCTAGAAGAACATCCTCTTAGTCCAATCATCCTGGAACAAGAACCGACTATCCAAATGGAATTGGAGCGGCAGGGCTATTCCTCAACGTCCATTCCCACCGCCGAAAAATCAGTACTAATACAACGCACCGGCAACGTCTGCATCGATGTAACAGCAAAAGTGCATCCTAGTGTTGCCGCAGCGGCGGCACTGGCCGCCCGCATCGTTGGTCTGGATATTGCCGGTGTTGATCTGGTGGCAGAAGACATTTCCCGGCCATTGGACCAGCAACGCGGTGCCATCGTCGAAGTCAATGCTGGCCCCGGTTTGTTGATGCATTTGAAGCCCGCTGAAGGCGAAGCGCAGCCGGTGGGTCTTGCGATCGTTAATCACCTGTTCGCTGGTGAAGAAAACGGTCGTATTCCCATCGTCGGCGTCACCGGCACAGATGGCAAAACCGTAGTCTCGCATCTGATCGCCCGCCTGCTCAATCTGAGTGGCAAACATACTGGCCTTGCGTGCAGCGATGGCCTGTACTTTAATAATCAACAGGTTGAAAAGAATAATTGCGCCGACTGGACGGGAGCGCATCGGGTATTGCTTAACCGTGCAGTCGAAGCAGCGGTATTTGAAAACGGCGCCAAAACGATCCTGTCTGAAGGTTTGGCTTATGATCGCTGTCAGGTTGGCGTAGTCACCAACATCGCCTTAACGGATAAACTGCCGGATTACTATGTCGACGATGCTGAACAAATAGCTAAGGTATTACGCACCCAGGTCGATATCGTATTGCCAACTGGTGTAGCAGTGTTGAATGCAGCCGATCCGTTAGTGTCGGCATTCGCAGAATTATGTGACGGCGAAGTTATTTTCTTCTGTGCTGAGCAATCGCTACCCGTGATTACGCAACACTTGATGCAAAACAAGCGCGCTGTATTTGTTCGTCATGGGCAAATTATTTTAGCCACCGGCAAACGGGAAATCGAATTGGCGCAAATTGCCACGATCCCGCTCACCGCAGATGGTCAACCGTCGTCGCGCACAGAAAATGTCCTGGCTGCTGTTGCTGCAACATGGGCACTTGGCATTAGCGTCGATTTGATACGCGCTGGTATTGAAACCTTTAATTTAGAGCTGGTAAGACCGCCGCTGAATACAAGAAAAACAAAGTTAGCCTAA